One Halostella limicola genomic window carries:
- the gatB gene encoding Asp-tRNA(Asn)/Glu-tRNA(Gln) amidotransferase subunit GatB: protein MTAQAAQQEDLATVIGLEVHVQLETDTKIFCGCSTDAADAEPNTRTCPVCLGLPGALPVINEAAVEGAVKVGKAIDADIPEETAFHRKNYYYPDLPKNFQITQYDAPLCRDGELEFSVGGERRTVGIRRAHLEEDPGSLQHKGGSIDTADYTLVNYNRAGTPLMEIVTRPDFRGSEEVRSFLAKLEEVLEYLGVFDSTRDGSLRVDANLSIVPGDAVGEDGEIGEEALEAANRTEVKNITSHKGAEKALAYEETRQKNAIQRGREVEQETRHWDESRGITVSMRSKEEEKDYRYFREADLPPLRVSDWKERIDIPELPDARRERFREEYDLSGEAASKLTSTKAVADFYEDLASEFDPDLAATWVADNLLGELNYRDMEIASIEGRLDEVRRLVELVAEDEITAKNARETVLRRMLDDGDDPDAVVEDEGLGKTGEDEVQQAVEAAIDENPDAVEDYYDGEGGALNFLVGQVMQETGGSADPGTVNELLRAELDDA from the coding sequence ATGACCGCACAGGCTGCCCAGCAGGAGGACCTCGCGACCGTCATCGGGCTGGAGGTCCACGTCCAGCTGGAGACGGACACGAAGATCTTCTGTGGCTGTTCGACCGACGCCGCCGACGCCGAGCCGAACACGCGCACCTGTCCCGTCTGCCTCGGCCTCCCCGGCGCCTTGCCCGTGATCAACGAGGCGGCCGTCGAGGGAGCCGTGAAGGTTGGGAAGGCGATCGACGCCGACATCCCCGAGGAGACGGCGTTCCACCGGAAGAACTACTACTATCCCGACCTGCCGAAGAACTTCCAGATCACGCAGTACGACGCGCCGCTGTGTCGGGACGGTGAACTGGAGTTCAGCGTGGGCGGCGAGCGCCGCACCGTCGGCATCCGCCGCGCGCACCTGGAGGAGGACCCCGGGAGCCTCCAGCACAAGGGCGGGAGCATCGACACCGCCGACTACACCCTCGTCAACTACAACCGCGCGGGGACGCCGCTGATGGAGATCGTCACCCGCCCCGACTTCCGGGGCTCCGAGGAGGTTCGATCCTTCCTCGCCAAACTGGAGGAGGTGCTCGAGTACCTCGGCGTCTTCGACAGCACGCGCGACGGGAGCCTCCGCGTCGACGCCAACCTGAGCATCGTCCCCGGCGACGCGGTCGGCGAGGACGGCGAGATCGGCGAGGAGGCCCTGGAGGCCGCCAACCGCACCGAAGTGAAGAACATCACCAGCCACAAGGGCGCGGAGAAGGCGCTGGCCTACGAGGAGACCCGCCAGAAAAACGCCATCCAGCGCGGCCGCGAGGTCGAGCAGGAGACGCGCCACTGGGACGAGTCCCGGGGCATCACCGTCTCGATGCGCTCGAAGGAGGAGGAGAAGGACTACCGCTACTTCCGCGAGGCCGACCTGCCGCCGCTGCGTGTCTCGGACTGGAAGGAGCGCATCGACATCCCCGAACTCCCCGACGCCCGCCGCGAGCGCTTCCGCGAGGAGTACGACCTGAGCGGGGAGGCGGCTTCGAAGCTCACCTCCACGAAGGCGGTCGCCGACTTCTACGAGGACCTGGCGAGCGAGTTCGACCCGGACCTCGCCGCGACGTGGGTCGCCGACAACCTGCTCGGCGAACTCAACTACCGCGACATGGAGATCGCGTCGATCGAGGGCCGGCTCGACGAGGTCCGCCGCCTCGTCGAACTCGTCGCCGAGGACGAGATCACCGCCAAGAACGCTCGCGAAACGGTGCTGCGCCGGATGCTCGACGACGGCGACGACCCGGACGCGGTCGTCGAGGACGAGGGCCTCGGCAAGACCGGCGAGGACGAGGTGCAGCAGGCGGTCGAGGCGGCGATCGACGAGAACCCCGACGCGGTCGAGGATTACTACGACGGCGAGGGCGGCGCGCTGAACTTCCTCGTCGGCCAGGTCATGCAGGAGACCGGTGGCAGCGCCGACCCCGGCACGGTCAACGAACTCCTGCGCGCCGAACTCGACGACGCGTAG
- a CDS encoding DUF7518 family protein — protein sequence MAGNRVEELEATVAELESTVEGLTEELVEAKERIRVLESELDAETPSRAADVRAAPSEEADPDEVHEAASEAAKSGEPQSEDEDADDSELGDDIIVA from the coding sequence ATGGCCGGCAACAGAGTCGAGGAACTCGAAGCGACGGTCGCCGAGCTGGAGTCGACCGTCGAGGGACTGACCGAGGAACTAGTCGAGGCGAAAGAGCGGATCCGCGTACTCGAGTCCGAACTTGACGCCGAGACGCCGTCGCGCGCCGCCGATGTCCGGGCTGCGCCGTCGGAGGAGGCGGACCCCGACGAAGTCCACGAAGCGGCGTCCGAAGCGGCTAAGAGTGGCGAACCCCAGTCGGAAGACGAAGACGCGGACGACTCCGAACTCGGCGACGACATCATCGTCGCGTAG
- the smc gene encoding chromosome segregation protein SMC, producing the protein MHIKELVLENFKSFGRKTRIPFYEDFTTVSGPNGSGKSNIIDAVLFALGLARARGIRAQKLTDLIYNPGHADGGSAGGGPREASVTVILNNEDRTVERGQVVNAAGSEDVGDVDEITIKRRVKETEDNYYSYYYLNGRSVNLSDIQNLLASAGVTPEGYNVVMQGDVTGIINMTPGERREIIDEIAGVAEFDAKKEDAFEELEVVEERIDEAELRIEEKEQRLEQLSDEREAALEYQSLREEKEEYEGYLKAAELEDKRRELDDARESIEAREAELEELRRALDEKQGKVVRLQEDLEDLNAEIERKGEDEQLRIKSEMEEIKGEVSRLEDRIEAAEEAIEDAEDTRRDAFVKVDRKQEEVDELDSQIRETKLEKSSVKADVQEKESEIESLQAEIDAIDTEYDEVKAELQERKADLEELKTEKNDLQREQDRLLDEARRRSNAISETEDDIDEARDSLPELRAELEDLEDELAKARKNEDNIAGVVEDLKREKRELQDDLDDVEDRLQAKQQEYAELEARADESGDTSYGRAVSTVLNAGMDGVHGTVGQLGSVDERYATACETAAGGRLANVVVDDDGVGQQCIEYLKSRNAGRATFLPITEMRNRSLPSAPSDPGVVDFAYNLVDFADEHAGVFSYVLGDTLVVEDMETAREYMGDYRLVTLSGELVEKSGAMTGGSKSGSRYSFSKTGKGQLERVAEEITDLQDERDSVRSDLRDVESRLDDARDRKTDAADQVRSIEGEIESTEDEYESVEERIDEMEAELDDLREEREEVDERMQEIEEEIAAKDEAIAEVEGDIEELEAELADSRIPELTAEIEDLEGEIDDLEDRLSDLDDDLNEYQLQKEYAEDSIDDLHETIEQAQNRKAEKEADIEEYEAEIESKEAKLEEKREAVAELEEELTELKAEREEIKADLRDAKETRDEQKEKVDTVESKLGSLREREEQLEWEIEELESEVGDYDPEEVPDHDEVESNISRLEREMEKLEPVNMLAIEEYDEVEAELEELKEGKATLVEERDGIRERIDSYEAQKKATFMESFEEINEQFEDIFARLSSGTGTLHLEDEEDPFEGGLTMKAQPADKPIQRLDAMSGGEKSLTALAFIFAIQRHNPAPFYALDEVDAFLDAANAERVGEMVDELAGDAQFVVVSHRSAMLDRSERAIGVTMQDDNISAVTGIDLSGEGVPADD; encoded by the coding sequence ATGCACATCAAAGAGCTCGTCCTTGAAAACTTCAAAAGCTTCGGGCGGAAAACCCGGATCCCGTTTTACGAGGACTTCACGACCGTCAGCGGACCGAACGGCTCGGGCAAGAGCAACATCATCGACGCGGTGCTGTTCGCGCTCGGCCTGGCCAGAGCGCGGGGCATCCGCGCCCAGAAACTCACCGACCTGATCTACAACCCCGGCCACGCGGACGGGGGGTCGGCGGGCGGCGGGCCCCGCGAGGCCAGCGTCACGGTGATCCTGAACAACGAGGACCGCACCGTCGAGCGCGGGCAGGTCGTCAACGCCGCCGGCAGCGAGGACGTCGGCGACGTCGACGAGATCACGATCAAGCGCCGCGTCAAGGAGACCGAGGACAACTACTACTCCTACTACTACCTCAACGGTCGCTCAGTCAACCTCTCGGACATCCAGAACCTGCTCGCCAGCGCGGGCGTCACCCCGGAGGGGTACAACGTCGTCATGCAGGGCGACGTGACCGGCATCATCAACATGACGCCGGGCGAGCGCCGGGAGATCATCGACGAGATCGCCGGCGTCGCCGAGTTCGACGCGAAGAAGGAGGACGCCTTCGAGGAACTGGAGGTCGTCGAGGAGCGCATCGACGAGGCCGAACTCCGCATCGAGGAGAAGGAGCAGCGCCTCGAACAGCTCTCCGACGAGCGCGAGGCGGCGCTCGAGTACCAGTCGCTCCGCGAGGAGAAAGAGGAGTACGAGGGCTACCTCAAGGCGGCCGAACTGGAGGACAAGCGCCGCGAACTCGACGACGCCCGGGAGTCCATCGAGGCCAGAGAGGCCGAACTCGAGGAGCTCCGGCGCGCCCTGGACGAGAAGCAGGGCAAGGTCGTCCGCCTGCAGGAGGACCTGGAGGACTTGAACGCCGAGATCGAGCGGAAGGGCGAGGACGAACAGCTCCGCATCAAAAGCGAGATGGAGGAGATCAAAGGCGAGGTGTCCCGCCTCGAGGACAGGATCGAGGCCGCCGAGGAGGCGATCGAGGACGCCGAGGACACCCGCCGCGACGCCTTCGTCAAGGTCGACCGCAAGCAGGAGGAGGTCGACGAACTCGACTCGCAGATCCGCGAGACGAAACTGGAGAAGTCCTCGGTCAAGGCAGACGTACAGGAGAAGGAGAGCGAGATAGAGTCGCTCCAGGCGGAGATCGACGCCATCGACACCGAGTACGACGAGGTGAAGGCGGAGCTACAGGAGCGCAAGGCCGACCTCGAGGAGCTGAAAACCGAGAAGAACGACCTCCAGCGCGAGCAGGACCGCCTGCTCGACGAGGCGCGGCGGCGCTCGAACGCCATCAGCGAGACCGAGGACGACATCGACGAGGCCCGCGACAGCCTCCCCGAGCTCCGGGCCGAACTGGAGGACCTGGAGGACGAGCTCGCGAAGGCCAGGAAGAACGAGGACAACATCGCGGGCGTCGTCGAAGACCTCAAGCGCGAGAAGCGCGAGCTGCAGGACGACCTCGACGACGTCGAGGACCGCCTGCAGGCCAAACAGCAGGAGTACGCCGAACTGGAGGCCCGGGCCGACGAGAGCGGGGACACCTCCTACGGGCGCGCCGTGTCGACGGTGCTGAACGCCGGCATGGACGGCGTCCACGGCACGGTCGGCCAGCTCGGGAGCGTCGACGAGCGCTACGCGACGGCCTGCGAGACGGCCGCTGGCGGGCGGCTGGCGAACGTGGTCGTCGACGACGACGGCGTCGGCCAGCAGTGCATCGAGTACCTCAAGTCCCGGAACGCCGGGCGGGCGACGTTCCTGCCCATCACGGAGATGCGCAACCGGTCGCTGCCGTCCGCGCCGAGCGACCCGGGCGTGGTCGACTTCGCGTACAACCTCGTCGACTTCGCCGACGAGCACGCGGGCGTGTTCTCGTACGTGCTCGGCGACACGCTCGTCGTCGAGGACATGGAGACCGCCCGCGAGTACATGGGCGACTACCGCCTCGTGACGCTGTCGGGCGAACTCGTCGAGAAGAGCGGCGCGATGACCGGCGGCTCCAAGAGCGGCTCGCGCTACTCCTTCTCGAAGACCGGAAAGGGCCAGTTAGAGCGCGTCGCCGAGGAGATAACCGACCTGCAGGACGAGCGGGATTCGGTCCGCTCGGACCTGCGGGACGTGGAGAGCCGCCTCGACGACGCCCGCGACCGCAAGACCGACGCGGCGGACCAGGTCCGTTCCATCGAGGGCGAGATCGAGTCGACCGAGGACGAGTACGAAAGCGTCGAGGAGCGCATCGACGAGATGGAAGCGGAGCTCGACGACCTCCGCGAGGAGCGCGAGGAGGTCGACGAGCGGATGCAGGAGATCGAGGAGGAGATCGCGGCGAAGGACGAGGCGATCGCCGAGGTCGAGGGCGACATCGAGGAGCTCGAAGCCGAGCTCGCCGACTCCCGTATCCCGGAGCTCACCGCGGAGATCGAGGACCTGGAGGGCGAGATCGACGACCTGGAGGACCGGCTGAGCGACCTCGACGACGACCTCAACGAGTACCAGCTACAGAAGGAGTACGCCGAGGACTCGATCGACGACCTCCACGAGACGATCGAGCAGGCACAGAACCGCAAGGCCGAGAAGGAGGCCGACATCGAGGAGTACGAGGCCGAGATCGAGTCGAAGGAAGCGAAGCTCGAGGAGAAGCGCGAGGCCGTCGCGGAGCTGGAAGAGGAGCTGACCGAGCTGAAAGCGGAGCGCGAGGAGATCAAGGCGGACCTCCGCGACGCGAAGGAGACCCGCGACGAGCAGAAGGAGAAGGTCGACACGGTCGAGAGCAAGCTCGGGAGCCTCCGCGAGCGCGAGGAGCAACTGGAGTGGGAGATCGAGGAGCTGGAGTCGGAGGTCGGCGACTACGACCCCGAGGAAGTGCCGGACCACGACGAGGTCGAGTCGAACATCTCCCGGCTCGAACGGGAGATGGAGAAGCTCGAACCCGTCAACATGCTCGCGATCGAGGAGTACGACGAGGTCGAGGCGGAACTCGAGGAGCTGAAGGAGGGCAAGGCGACGCTCGTCGAGGAGCGCGACGGCATCCGCGAGCGCATCGACTCCTACGAGGCCCAGAAGAAGGCGACGTTCATGGAGTCGTTCGAGGAGATAAACGAGCAGTTCGAGGACATCTTCGCCCGCCTCTCCTCCGGGACGGGGACGCTCCACCTGGAGGACGAGGAGGACCCGTTCGAGGGCGGCCTGACGATGAAGGCCCAGCCCGCGGACAAGCCGATCCAGCGCCTCGACGCGATGTCCGGCGGCGAGAAGTCCCTGACCGCACTGGCGTTCATCTTCGCCATCCAGCGGCACAACCCCGCGCCGTTCTACGCGCTGGACGAGGTCGACGCCTTCCTCGACGCCGCGAACGCCGAGCGCGTCGGCGAGATGGTCGACGAGCTGGCCGGCGACGCGCAGTTCGTCGTCGTCTCGCACCGCTCGGCGATGCTCGACCGCTCCGAGCGGGCCATCGGCGTGACGATGCAGGACGACAACATCAGCGCGGTGACGGGTATCGACCTGAGCGGCGAGGGGGTGCCGGCCGATGACTGA
- a CDS encoding DUF7345 domain-containing protein translates to MNGSLLRALCVALLVTTATAGGAVADGSVSADSAAADAATVPTEDAFVVDLRSDGSARVTVTVPFDLTTEEEREAFRRLRENETARTGVRDRFADRMSATAAATANRTDREMRIDDAAATFATTDGGDTGVVALSVTWHGLAAADGDDLVVTAPFADGFTTDRELVVRAPDGYGLSETAPAPASSNDTTARWGPNASFDGFRVVATPTDASSENEAKASAGGGQPGFGAGVAVVALLVAAAVGRRR, encoded by the coding sequence GTGAACGGATCGCTCCTGCGCGCTCTGTGCGTCGCGCTGCTCGTAACGACCGCGACCGCCGGCGGGGCCGTCGCGGACGGATCGGTATCGGCCGACTCCGCTGCGGCCGACGCCGCGACGGTTCCCACAGAGGACGCGTTCGTGGTCGACCTGCGGTCCGACGGGAGCGCCCGGGTGACGGTGACGGTCCCGTTCGACCTGACGACCGAGGAAGAGCGGGAGGCGTTCCGCCGGCTCCGGGAGAACGAGACCGCCCGCACCGGCGTTCGCGACAGGTTCGCCGACCGCATGAGCGCCACCGCGGCGGCCACGGCGAACCGCACGGACCGGGAGATGCGAATCGACGACGCCGCCGCGACGTTCGCGACGACCGACGGGGGCGACACCGGCGTCGTCGCGCTGTCGGTGACGTGGCACGGGCTGGCCGCCGCCGACGGCGACGACCTGGTGGTGACCGCGCCCTTCGCGGACGGGTTCACGACCGACCGGGAGCTCGTCGTTCGAGCACCGGACGGATACGGTCTGTCCGAGACCGCACCTGCCCCGGCGTCGTCGAACGACACGACGGCGCGCTGGGGGCCGAACGCGTCGTTCGACGGGTTCCGCGTCGTCGCGACGCCGACCGACGCGTCGTCCGAGAACGAGGCGAAAGCCAGTGCCGGGGGCGGACAGCCCGGCTTCGGCGCGGGCGTCGCCGTCGTCGCCCTGCTCGTCGCGGCCGCAGTCGGCCGCCGGCGATAG
- a CDS encoding DUF7096 domain-containing protein has product MRATLNVLLAALLVVGMVAPAAAAASTASATAEQHPDRTATVATNDSAENDSAVNVTVGQQLSTVVTATNDEVQADFEETTFEVEYESTTDGERAEAVADRAEELRERAEDVREDYREATEEYEEGEITRSEYAQRLAELNVRAENVLASSERLSERADNLTASELETAGLNESALRSTVEGLDNVTGTGTDALLERFTGQSEGKVEIETANGLSIEVESEDGERSREFERPGDGDANLTLNRSVALGAAQEALSDANWTLDESSTDEDDGTYEFEFERRGGDGEAEVTVDGSSGTVVELEEKVEGDDEDAEERDGEEEREDDEREDESESEEEREDEEEREDEEEREDDEREDNGELELAATGGPAAPGETVALRATVDGEPAANVTVTANGSVVGVTDADGELSVTVPDDGATYEASDGDGEAELEIEADDEGGDDADAEEDPESDDGTDDDGTDTEDDSDVDTADDD; this is encoded by the coding sequence ATGAGAGCCACACTGAACGTGCTGCTCGCGGCGCTGCTCGTGGTCGGGATGGTCGCCCCGGCCGCCGCGGCCGCGAGCACGGCGTCCGCGACGGCGGAACAGCATCCCGACCGCACCGCGACGGTCGCGACGAACGACTCCGCGGAGAACGACTCGGCGGTGAACGTCACCGTCGGCCAGCAGCTGTCGACGGTGGTCACCGCGACCAACGACGAGGTACAGGCCGACTTCGAGGAGACGACGTTCGAGGTAGAGTACGAGAGCACGACTGACGGCGAGCGTGCAGAGGCCGTGGCGGACCGCGCCGAGGAGCTCCGCGAGCGCGCCGAGGACGTCCGCGAGGACTACCGCGAGGCGACCGAAGAGTACGAAGAGGGCGAGATCACCCGCTCCGAGTACGCCCAGCGACTCGCCGAACTGAACGTCCGCGCGGAGAACGTGCTCGCGAGCTCCGAGCGCCTCAGCGAGCGTGCGGACAACCTGACGGCGAGCGAACTGGAGACGGCGGGACTCAACGAGTCCGCGCTCCGGTCGACCGTCGAGGGGCTCGACAACGTGACCGGCACCGGAACCGACGCACTCCTCGAACGGTTCACCGGTCAGAGCGAGGGGAAAGTCGAGATCGAGACCGCGAACGGTCTCTCCATCGAGGTCGAGAGCGAGGACGGCGAGCGCTCCCGCGAGTTCGAGCGCCCCGGCGACGGCGACGCGAACCTCACCCTGAACCGCTCCGTCGCGCTGGGGGCCGCTCAGGAAGCGCTCTCGGACGCCAACTGGACCCTCGACGAGTCCTCGACCGACGAGGACGACGGCACGTACGAGTTCGAGTTCGAACGCCGCGGCGGCGACGGCGAGGCCGAGGTCACCGTCGACGGCTCCAGCGGGACCGTCGTCGAGCTGGAGGAGAAGGTCGAGGGCGACGACGAGGACGCTGAGGAACGCGACGGCGAGGAAGAGCGCGAAGACGACGAGCGCGAAGACGAGTCCGAGAGCGAGGAGGAGAGAGAAGACGAGGAGGAACGCGAGGACGAAGAGGAACGCGAAGACGACGAACGCGAGGACAACGGCGAGCTGGAGCTCGCGGCCACGGGCGGCCCGGCCGCGCCGGGCGAGACGGTGGCGCTTCGCGCCACGGTCGACGGCGAACCCGCGGCGAACGTCACCGTGACCGCGAACGGGTCCGTCGTCGGCGTCACCGACGCCGACGGCGAACTCTCCGTCACCGTCCCTGACGACGGGGCGACGTACGAGGCGTCCGACGGCGACGGCGAGGCGGAACTGGAGATCGAAGCCGACGACGAGGGCGGCGACGACGCCGACGCAGAGGAAGATCCGGAGAGCGACGACGGGACCGACGACGACGGTACCGACACCGAGGACGACAGCGACGTCGACACCGCCGATGACGACTGA
- a CDS encoding helix-turn-helix transcriptional regulator — MVARRAAALAVLLCLAALVPSVAASAAGADDQGASPSATVAPDPVDDAPPSVSDSRQPSVAVGGSPDTDTTVTRIAVHANGSATWTLEVRTRLTTDADVEDYEAFRERVRENRSRYLDPFRDRMEGVVANAGEATGREMAAGDFAVSTRIQEVPRRWGVVTYSFRWDGFAATDGDAVVAGDVFQGGYYLADNDTLAIEAPADHAVADADPTPDEREGGDLTWIGPESFDDERPRVAFEPADDETTEGGSAAGDGETGAGGDADPDGSPSQFPTLVVGAVVAVGLVGALGYRAYAGGPGEGEGEVAEGADPSSGDAGEDGDAERGTETAASATAEGAAAGSATDERGPNADAVADPELLTDEDRVVRLLEREGGRCKQSAIADELGWSASKTSRVVSDMAEAGTVEKLRIGRENVIDLDGGPSR; from the coding sequence ATGGTCGCCCGCCGTGCCGCCGCGCTCGCAGTCCTCCTCTGTCTCGCGGCGCTGGTCCCGTCGGTCGCCGCGAGCGCCGCCGGTGCCGACGACCAGGGTGCGTCACCGAGCGCGACAGTCGCGCCCGACCCGGTCGACGACGCACCGCCGTCGGTCAGTGACTCGCGACAGCCGAGCGTCGCCGTCGGAGGGTCGCCGGACACCGACACCACCGTGACACGGATAGCGGTCCACGCCAACGGCTCCGCCACGTGGACGCTCGAAGTGCGGACGCGCCTGACCACGGACGCGGACGTCGAGGACTACGAGGCGTTCCGCGAGCGGGTCCGGGAGAACCGCAGTCGCTACCTCGACCCGTTCCGCGACCGGATGGAGGGGGTCGTCGCGAACGCCGGCGAGGCGACAGGGCGGGAGATGGCCGCGGGCGATTTCGCCGTGTCGACGCGGATCCAGGAGGTGCCGCGCCGCTGGGGCGTCGTCACCTACTCGTTCCGTTGGGACGGCTTCGCGGCGACCGACGGCGACGCCGTCGTCGCGGGCGACGTGTTCCAGGGCGGCTACTACCTCGCCGACAACGACACGCTCGCGATCGAAGCGCCGGCCGACCACGCGGTCGCCGACGCTGACCCGACGCCGGACGAGCGCGAAGGCGGCGACCTGACGTGGATAGGGCCGGAGAGCTTCGACGACGAGCGCCCGCGCGTCGCGTTCGAACCGGCAGACGACGAGACGACGGAGGGCGGGAGTGCCGCCGGAGACGGAGAGACCGGCGCTGGCGGCGACGCCGACCCCGACGGCTCGCCCTCGCAGTTCCCGACCCTCGTCGTCGGAGCGGTCGTCGCCGTCGGTCTCGTCGGTGCACTCGGCTACCGCGCCTACGCAGGAGGACCCGGCGAGGGTGAGGGCGAGGTCGCGGAGGGCGCGGATCCGTCGTCCGGCGACGCCGGCGAGGACGGCGACGCGGAGCGAGGGACGGAGACCGCGGCGTCGGCGACGGCCGAGGGTGCGGCGGCCGGGAGCGCGACAGACGAACGAGGGCCGAACGCCGACGCCGTTGCGGACCCGGAGCTACTCACCGACGAGGACCGCGTCGTGCGCCTGTTGGAGCGGGAGGGCGGCCGCTGCAAGCAGTCCGCGATCGCCGACGAACTCGGCTGGTCGGCGTCGAAGACCTCGCGCGTGGTCTCGGACATGGCCGAGGCAGGGACCGTCGAGAAGCTCCGGATCGGCCGCGAGAACGTCATCGACCTCGACGGCGGTCCGTCCCGTTAG
- a CDS encoding segregation/condensation protein A has translation MTEGSEDNEDGANAESAHEERDDRGSAESDGGIPLDIAGHEDRDPPGTDEDAVPGGSTNGDDPAAVEDLVPEEETDEDEVEPVELLVQLAKEGEIDPWDIDIVAVTDKFLDRLDEVDLRTSGRALFYASVLLRMKGDGLLSEDEPEEDDEPAPWEAPFDDGAQAPPPDHDPVEGLEREMERRLERKQARGTPETLDELVRELREAERESWWKESRSYDTSDSPGGFQRGTQTLDYRSGDDMRVDDEPTQDEVTSNTHEEDIETVIEDVFATLSDHYDAGRDEVLYAEIEDAGGSKVQTFLALLFLSNRGRVRLQQDELFGDLWVQDPGAATGSDEAIAD, from the coding sequence ATGACTGAAGGGAGCGAGGACAACGAGGACGGAGCGAACGCGGAGTCTGCACACGAGGAGCGCGACGACCGCGGATCGGCCGAAAGCGACGGCGGCATTCCGCTCGACATCGCGGGCCACGAGGACCGCGACCCGCCCGGGACCGACGAGGACGCCGTTCCCGGCGGGAGTACGAACGGCGACGACCCCGCCGCCGTCGAGGACCTGGTCCCCGAGGAGGAGACCGACGAGGACGAGGTCGAACCCGTCGAACTCCTCGTCCAGCTGGCGAAGGAGGGCGAGATCGACCCGTGGGACATCGACATCGTCGCGGTGACCGACAAGTTCCTCGACCGGCTGGACGAGGTGGACCTGCGGACCTCCGGCCGGGCGCTGTTCTACGCCAGCGTCCTCCTGCGGATGAAAGGCGACGGCCTGCTGAGCGAGGACGAGCCCGAGGAGGACGACGAGCCGGCCCCGTGGGAGGCGCCGTTCGACGACGGGGCGCAGGCGCCCCCGCCGGACCACGACCCCGTCGAGGGGCTGGAGCGGGAGATGGAGCGCCGGCTGGAGCGCAAGCAGGCCCGCGGGACGCCGGAGACGCTCGACGAACTGGTCCGGGAGCTCCGCGAGGCCGAGCGGGAGTCGTGGTGGAAGGAGTCGCGCTCGTACGACACCAGCGACTCGCCGGGCGGGTTCCAGCGCGGGACCCAGACGCTCGACTACCGCTCCGGCGACGACATGCGCGTCGACGACGAGCCCACCCAGGACGAGGTGACGAGCAACACCCACGAGGAGGACATCGAGACGGTCATCGAGGACGTGTTCGCGACGCTGTCGGACCACTACGACGCCGGGCGCGACGAGGTACTGTACGCGGAGATCGAGGACGCTGGGGGGTCGAAGGTCCAGACCTTCCTCGCCCTGCTCTTCCTCTCGAACCGCGGCCGGGTCCGCCTCCAGCAGGACGAGTTGTTCGGCGACCTCTGGGTGCAGGACCCGGGCGCGGCGACGGGGTCCGACGAGGCGATCGCCGACTGA